The Procambarus clarkii isolate CNS0578487 chromosome 46, FALCON_Pclarkii_2.0, whole genome shotgun sequence genome includes a region encoding these proteins:
- the LOC138350582 gene encoding tropomyosin-like — protein sequence MDTTQQDMDTTQQDMDTPQQDIDTTQQDMDTTQQDMDTTQQDMDTTQQDMDTTQQDMDTTQQDMDTTQQDIDTTQQDIDTTQQDMDTTQQDIDTTQQDMDTTQQYGHDTARYGHDTARYGHDTQDIDTTQQDIDTTQQDMDTTQQDMDTTQQDMDTTQQDMDTTQQDMDTTQQDMDTTQQDMDTAQQDMDTAQQDMDTAQQDMDTAQQDMDTTHQDMDTTQQDMDTTQQDMDTTQQDMDTTQQDMDTTQQDIDTTQQDIDTTQQDMDTTQQDMDTTQQDMDTTQQDMDTTQQDMDTTQQDMDTTQQDMDTTQQDMDTTQQDMDTTQQDMDTTQQDMDTTQQDMDTTQQDMDTTQQDMDTTQQDMDTTQQDTDTTQQDTDTTQQDTDTTQQDTDTTQQDTDTTQQDMDTTQQDMDTTQQDMDTTQQDMDTTQQDMDTTQQDTDTKQQDTDTTQQDMDTTQQDMDTTQQDMDTTQQDMDTTQQDIDTTQQDTDTTQQDMNTTQQDMDTPRHRRQPGDIISSTTIY from the exons ATGGACACGACACAGCAAGATATGGACACGACACAGCAAGATATGGACACGCCACAGCAAGATATAGACACGACACAGCAAGATATGGACACGACACAGCAAGATATGGACACGACACAGCAAGATATGGACACGACACAGCAAGATATGGACACGACACAGCAAGATATGGACACGACACAGCAAGATATGGACACGACACAGCAAGATATAGACACGACACAGCAAGATATAGACACGACACAGCAAGATATGGACACGACACAGCAAGATATAGACACGACACAGCAAGATATGGACACGACACAGCAATATGGACACGACACAGCAAGATATGGACACGACACAGCAAGATATGGACACGACACA CAAGATATAGACACGACACAGCAAGATATAGACACGACACAGCAAGATATGGACACGACACAGCAAGATATGGACACGACACAGCAAGATATGGACACGACACAGCAAGATATGGACACGACACAGCAAGATATGGACACGACACAGCAAGATATGGACACGACACAGCAAGATATGGACACGGCACAGCAAGATATGGACACGGCACAGCAAGATATGGACACGGCACAGCAAGATATGGACACGGCACAGCAAGATATGGACACGACACATCAAGATATGGACACGACACAGCAAGATATGGACACGACACAGCAAGATATGGACACGACACAGCAAGATATGGACACGACACAGCAAGATATGGACACGACACAGCAAGATATAGACACGACACAGCAAGATATAGACACGACACAGCAAGATATGGACACGACACAGCAAGATATGGACACGACACAGCAAGATATGGACACGACACAGCAAGATATGGACACGACACAGCAAGATATGGACACGACACAGCAAGATATGGACACGACACAGCAAGATATGGACACGACACAGCAAGATATGGACACGACACAGCAAGATATGGACACGACACAGCAAGATATGGACACGACACAGCAAGATATGGACACGACACAGCAAGATATGGACACGACACAGCAAGATATGGACACGACACAGCAAGATATGGACACGACACAGCAAGATATGGACACGACACAGCAAGATACAGACACGACACAGCAAGATACAGACACGACACAGCAAGATACAGACACGACACAGCAAGATACAGACACGACACAGCAAGATACGGACACGACACAGCAAGATATGGACACGACACAGCAAGATATGGACACGACACAGCAAGATATGGACACGACACAGCAAGATATGGACACGACACAGCAAGATATGGACACGACACAGCAAGATACAGACACGAAACAGCAAGATACAGACACGACACAGCAAGATATGGACACGACACAGCAAGATATGGACACGACACAGCAAGATATGGACACGACACAGCAAGATATGGACACGACACAGCAAGATATAGACACGACACAGCAAGATACAGACACGACACAGCAAGATATGAACACGACACAGCAAGATATGGACACACCACGACACAGACGACAACCAGGAGATATAATCTCTTCCACTACAATATACTAA